One genomic region from Bacillus sp. SLBN-46 encodes:
- a CDS encoding ThiF family adenylyltransferase gives MSDLERYSRQILFKEIGEAGQLKLLKSRVAIVGVGALGTVIANHLVRSGVGYIRLIDRDLVELSNLQRQTLFDEEDAKLNLPKAAAAKTRLNKINSTVTVEAVIADINLDNAEELLDGFDVIVDGTDNFNTRFLINDVSVKFGIPWVHGGAVSSRGMFTVIKPGETPCYRCLFPHVPTATGETCDTVGVLSPLTDIIGSFQAMETMKLLVGAKTTPNLEQIDIWDLTSMQMDISNGRNPACPCCVKGKFDFLDRTSEHQVAYTTLCGRDTVQINPRDKRELELKKVAEHLSRSGKVSGNDFLLRFSPEEDMSIVIFKDGRVLIHGTNDIVKAKLMYAKYIGS, from the coding sequence ATGAGTGATTTAGAACGGTATTCCAGACAAATTCTTTTTAAAGAAATTGGTGAAGCGGGACAATTAAAACTGTTAAAGAGTCGAGTAGCTATTGTAGGTGTGGGTGCACTAGGAACGGTGATTGCCAATCATCTAGTCCGGTCAGGTGTTGGCTATATTAGGCTAATAGATAGAGACCTCGTTGAATTGTCGAATTTGCAGAGACAAACTCTTTTTGATGAAGAGGATGCTAAACTAAATCTACCAAAAGCAGCCGCCGCAAAAACCAGACTAAATAAAATAAATTCAACGGTCACAGTGGAAGCGGTCATTGCCGATATAAATCTTGATAATGCCGAAGAATTATTAGATGGATTTGATGTCATTGTAGACGGTACGGATAATTTTAACACACGCTTCTTGATTAATGATGTATCAGTTAAGTTCGGAATTCCATGGGTGCATGGAGGGGCTGTAAGCTCTAGAGGAATGTTTACTGTCATTAAACCAGGGGAGACGCCTTGTTATCGTTGTCTTTTCCCACATGTTCCAACGGCAACAGGTGAAACCTGTGATACGGTTGGCGTGTTGTCCCCGTTAACGGATATCATTGGTTCTTTTCAGGCGATGGAAACGATGAAACTACTAGTAGGGGCGAAAACCACTCCGAATTTAGAGCAAATCGACATCTGGGATCTAACATCCATGCAAATGGATATATCCAACGGAAGAAACCCTGCTTGCCCGTGTTGTGTTAAAGGGAAATTTGATTTTCTTGATCGAACTTCAGAACATCAGGTGGCATATACAACGCTTTGTGGTCGAGATACCGTTCAAATTAATCCAAGGGATAAGCGTGAGCTGGAATTGAAAAAAGTAGCCGAGCATCTTAGTAGAAGTGGTAAAGTGTCTGGTAATGACTTTTTACTTCGATTTTCACCGGAGGAAGACATGTCAATTGTGATTTTTAAAGATGGACGTGTCCTCATACATGGAACAAATGATATCGTCAAAGCTAAATTGATGTATGCTAAATACATTGGCAGTTAA
- a CDS encoding BsuPI-related putative proteinase inhibitor, whose amino-acid sequence MRILLCVITLLFPTLQKPVTNGVNELDYRFYVIPTAGSERVDFEIVVENTGEIPLHFEFPTSQLVEITITDQSGKEVYVYSKGRYFLQAFQTVSIEPHQSFRRVEKWNYQFKGSRVPPSEYTVHTTFRPIKLNDQPITNRTKLTNSQKFYVPEENNVFREVKVSGTKGNYVVTGEANVSNRELYYSVEDGHSEFIPETKLLVSSDKGEWRPFKLKVHLPNERLPANGSLMLNLYEKSRDGKTNHSYPAILEQFNHEKSRGTE is encoded by the coding sequence ATGCGAATACTACTTTGTGTTATTACATTACTTTTCCCAACTTTGCAAAAACCAGTTACAAATGGGGTGAACGAACTGGATTATCGTTTTTATGTCATTCCGACTGCGGGATCAGAAAGGGTAGATTTCGAAATAGTCGTAGAAAACACTGGGGAGATACCGCTTCACTTTGAATTTCCAACTTCTCAATTGGTTGAAATAACGATTACGGACCAATCAGGTAAGGAGGTTTATGTCTATTCAAAAGGGCGGTATTTTTTGCAGGCATTTCAGACGGTTAGTATAGAACCGCATCAATCCTTTAGACGAGTAGAAAAATGGAATTATCAATTTAAGGGGAGCAGGGTTCCGCCTAGTGAGTATACGGTTCATACCACATTCCGTCCTATTAAGTTAAATGACCAACCTATCACAAATCGAACCAAGCTAACCAATAGTCAAAAATTCTATGTTCCAGAAGAAAATAATGTGTTCCGAGAGGTAAAGGTGTCAGGCACCAAAGGGAATTATGTTGTCACTGGTGAGGCAAATGTAAGTAACCGTGAATTATATTATTCAGTTGAAGATGGCCATTCGGAATTTATCCCTGAAACAAAGCTTTTAGTTTCTTCTGATAAGGGGGAGTGGCGACCATTTAAGCTAAAGGTCCATCTTCCGAATGAAAGGCTTCCTGCCAATGGTTCCTTGATGTTAAACCTTTATGAAAAGAGCCGGGACGGAAAAACGAATCATTCCTATCCTGCAATACTTGAACAATTTAATCATGAAAAAAGCAGAGGCACCGAATAA
- a CDS encoding YajQ family cyclic di-GMP-binding protein codes for MSKDSSFDIVSKVDFSEVTNAITQTMKEISTRYDFKGSKSEVSLDKEELVLISDDEYKLDQLKDVLLGKLIKRGIPVRNLDYGKIEKASGGTVRQRAKLVQGIDKENAKKINTIIKNSGVKVKSQVQDDQVRVSGKNRDDLQKIISLVREADLTVDVQFINYR; via the coding sequence ATGTCTAAAGATAGCTCATTTGATATTGTATCCAAAGTTGATTTTTCTGAAGTCACTAATGCCATCACCCAAACAATGAAAGAAATTAGTACACGGTATGATTTCAAAGGAAGTAAGAGTGAAGTAAGTTTAGACAAGGAAGAACTTGTTCTCATTTCTGATGACGAGTATAAATTGGATCAATTAAAGGATGTTTTACTTGGAAAGTTGATTAAACGAGGGATCCCCGTTAGAAACCTTGACTATGGAAAAATTGAAAAGGCATCGGGCGGAACGGTCCGTCAAAGAGCTAAGCTTGTCCAAGGAATTGATAAAGAAAATGCTAAAAAAATTAATACCATCATTAAAAACAGTGGTGTAAAAGTAAAAAGTCAGGTTCAGGACGACCAAGTACGTGTCAGTGGAAAAAACCGTGATGATTTACAAAAAATCATTTCCTTGGTACGTGAAGCAGACCTTACTGTAGATGTACAATTTATTAACTATAGATAG
- a CDS encoding DUF3941 domain-containing protein, with amino-acid sequence MPHTSDNDKKAQDNNALRHEKNMMREKNRQAGKNQYSKKTDHK; translated from the coding sequence ATGCCACACACATCTGATAATGATAAAAAAGCACAGGATAATAACGCCTTGAGACATGAGAAAAATATGATGCGCGAAAAAAATCGTCAGGCAGGTAAAAATCAATATTCTAAAAAGACAGATCATAAATAA
- a CDS encoding DegV family protein, producing the protein MQVKILADSACDLPKSFYEENNVTLLPLKVHLNGEEYEDVKNIDPKTVYDAIRNGSTPKTSQTSPLLFEEVFTQMAERNEDGIYIAFSSELSGTYSTAVMILDQVKEKYPNFNLTIVDTKCASLGVGLIVKEAAKLAMNNASKQDILNDVRFRSEHMEHLFTVEDLDYLAKGGRVSKASAFLGGLLNIKPILNVEDGKLVPIEKIRGKKKVLRRIIEIMNERGANMGEQTIGISHADNEELAQEMRAMIEEEFHPEEVYISNIGSAIGAHTGAGTISIFFLNKLS; encoded by the coding sequence GTGCAGGTAAAAATACTAGCAGATAGCGCATGCGATTTACCTAAAAGTTTTTATGAGGAAAACAATGTCACACTTCTCCCATTAAAGGTCCATCTAAATGGAGAAGAATACGAAGATGTTAAAAATATTGATCCAAAAACGGTCTATGACGCCATCAGAAATGGTTCTACGCCTAAAACCTCTCAGACCTCTCCCCTTTTGTTTGAAGAAGTCTTCACACAAATGGCCGAAAGAAATGAAGATGGAATATACATAGCCTTCTCTTCCGAGCTATCAGGAACTTATTCAACCGCTGTTATGATTCTTGACCAAGTGAAGGAAAAATATCCAAACTTTAATTTAACGATCGTGGATACTAAATGTGCTTCTCTTGGTGTTGGACTAATAGTAAAAGAAGCAGCCAAGCTTGCGATGAACAATGCGAGCAAACAGGACATTTTAAACGATGTACGTTTTAGAAGTGAGCATATGGAACATCTTTTCACCGTTGAGGATTTAGATTATTTAGCAAAGGGCGGCCGTGTATCCAAGGCCTCTGCCTTCCTTGGCGGCCTTTTAAATATTAAACCGATTTTAAATGTTGAAGATGGAAAGCTCGTTCCGATTGAAAAAATTAGAGGGAAAAAGAAGGTACTACGCCGTATTATTGAAATCATGAATGAACGTGGCGCCAATATGGGGGAACAGACTATTGGCATTAGTCATGCGGATAATGAGGAATTGGCTCAAGAGATGCGAGCAATGATTGAGGAAGAGTTTCATCCAGAAGAGGTTTATATCTCTAACATTGGTTCAGCTATCGGTGCTCATACAGGTGCAGGAACCATATCCATTTTCTTTTTGAACAAACTATCATAA
- the asnB gene encoding asparagine synthase (glutamine-hydrolyzing) translates to MCGISGWIDFDKAIKNETETLKKMVNTLERRGPDETNIWYDTHVGFGHKRLIVVDPEGGRQPMTKQKDGFNYTICYNGELYNTEDIRKILHTKGYSFKGHSDTEVLLTAYIEWAEECVNYLNGIYAFAVWDSKRELLFIGRDRLGVKPLFFKEHKKGFVFASEIKALLAHPEIKTEIDHEGLAEVFGAGPSRSPGSGIFKGIKELRPAHALTFSKNGLKIWRYWNVKSAEHKENAEETAEKVRFLVTDAVTRQLVSDVPLCTFLSGGLDSSIITAIAAKGFEDQGKGQLHTYSIDYEGNDQYFSSNEFQPEADGKFIQMMTNHFGTKHNNKTITQAQLVNDLLEATHVKDLPGMADVDSSLLWFCKEIKKDFVVSLSGECADEIFGGYPWFHRQQDLERPGFPWMRSVHERQALLQPEWQKRLKLDEYCLEQYKQAVAETPKLEGETLEESKRRELFYINMTWFMTTLLDRKDRMSMGASLEVRVPFADHRLVEYVWNIPWDLKMYRGREKGILRKAFEGIIPEEVLYRKKSPYPKTHNPEYTMAIQKWMEKILQDKSSVLHEFFQKDQLEGIVSSGGKSFQEPWFGQLMTGPQLLAYLVQLHTWFKDYNINIVK, encoded by the coding sequence ATGTGCGGAATCTCGGGGTGGATAGATTTTGACAAAGCAATTAAGAACGAAACCGAAACCCTCAAGAAAATGGTTAATACATTAGAAAGAAGAGGACCTGATGAAACTAACATCTGGTATGATACGCATGTAGGATTTGGGCATAAACGATTAATTGTTGTCGACCCTGAGGGGGGAAGACAGCCAATGACAAAACAAAAGGACGGTTTTAATTACACCATTTGTTACAATGGGGAATTATATAATACTGAAGATATCCGCAAAATACTCCATACTAAAGGATATTCCTTTAAGGGTCATTCTGATACAGAAGTACTGTTAACAGCCTATATAGAATGGGCAGAAGAGTGCGTAAATTATTTAAATGGGATATACGCCTTTGCCGTTTGGGACTCAAAAAGGGAACTACTGTTTATTGGACGAGATCGTTTAGGAGTAAAACCGTTATTCTTTAAAGAGCATAAAAAAGGATTTGTTTTTGCCTCAGAGATTAAGGCGCTACTCGCCCATCCTGAAATAAAAACAGAAATTGACCATGAAGGACTGGCAGAGGTCTTTGGTGCAGGACCGTCAAGATCACCAGGATCGGGTATATTTAAAGGTATTAAAGAGTTGAGACCCGCACATGCTTTAACCTTTTCCAAGAATGGGCTGAAAATATGGCGTTATTGGAATGTAAAGAGTGCGGAGCATAAGGAAAATGCAGAGGAAACCGCGGAAAAAGTCCGTTTTTTGGTTACCGATGCCGTCACAAGACAATTAGTATCAGATGTGCCGCTGTGCACCTTTTTATCAGGCGGTCTTGATTCAAGTATTATCACCGCTATTGCTGCAAAGGGGTTCGAAGATCAAGGAAAAGGGCAGCTTCATACTTATTCAATTGATTATGAGGGAAATGACCAATATTTCTCTTCGAATGAATTTCAGCCGGAAGCGGATGGGAAATTCATTCAAATGATGACCAATCATTTTGGAACCAAGCATAATAATAAGACAATAACTCAAGCACAATTAGTAAATGATTTATTAGAAGCGACCCACGTGAAAGACCTTCCGGGAATGGCAGACGTCGACTCCTCCTTACTTTGGTTCTGCAAAGAAATCAAAAAAGATTTTGTCGTAAGTTTATCAGGAGAATGTGCGGATGAAATTTTTGGGGGGTACCCATGGTTCCATCGTCAACAGGACTTAGAGCGACCGGGCTTTCCATGGATGCGTTCTGTCCATGAGCGGCAAGCACTACTACAGCCTGAGTGGCAGAAAAGACTAAAGTTAGATGAATATTGCTTGGAGCAATATAAACAGGCGGTTGCTGAAACACCTAAACTAGAGGGAGAAACTTTAGAAGAATCAAAGAGAAGAGAATTATTTTATATTAATATGACTTGGTTTATGACAACACTCCTTGATCGCAAAGATCGGATGAGTATGGGGGCTAGTCTGGAGGTTAGGGTTCCTTTTGCTGACCATCGACTCGTCGAGTATGTTTGGAATATCCCTTGGGATTTAAAAATGTATCGCGGCAGGGAAAAAGGCATTCTCAGAAAAGCATTTGAAGGTATTATTCCTGAGGAGGTCCTTTACCGAAAGAAAAGTCCTTATCCAAAAACACACAATCCCGAATATACAATGGCCATTCAGAAATGGATGGAAAAAATCCTCCAAGATAAATCTTCCGTTCTACATGAATTCTTTCAAAAAGACCAATTAGAAGGGATTGTAAGTTCGGGGGGTAAATCCTTTCAGGAGCCATGGTTTGGTCAGTTAATGACAGGCCCACAATTATTGGCCTACCTTGTTCAGCTTCATACATGGTTTAAGGATTATAATATTAACATAGTAAAATAA
- a CDS encoding YitT family protein → MLWQESKKIVIVIAGALLNALAMNLFLIPANVYSSGFTGIAQLLSKVLSDYTPIQLSMGILLLLLNIPVAILGWRKVGKSFTVYSFLSVLMSSFFLTIVPIKQVSQDILLNAVFGGVILAVGVGITLKWGASTGGVDIIAMVLSRMKDKPVGPYMFVLNGIIIVTAGFQFGWEKALYTLVTLYTSTRVIDAIHTRHAKLTAMIITKKADELKKAIHGSLVRGITMIPAKGAFSNETRDLLMIVITRYELYDLERIIKEIDPNAFTNIIQTTGVYGFFRRE, encoded by the coding sequence TTGCTCTGGCAAGAATCGAAAAAAATAGTTATTGTAATCGCGGGTGCGTTATTAAATGCACTGGCAATGAATTTATTTCTCATTCCGGCTAATGTTTATTCAAGCGGATTTACAGGAATCGCCCAATTACTTTCAAAGGTGCTAAGTGATTATACACCTATTCAACTCTCTATGGGTATTTTATTGCTCTTATTAAATATCCCAGTGGCTATTCTGGGGTGGAGAAAAGTAGGAAAATCATTTACCGTTTACAGCTTTTTAAGTGTGTTGATGTCCTCCTTTTTTTTAACCATCGTACCTATCAAACAGGTATCTCAAGATATTTTGCTTAACGCCGTATTTGGTGGGGTTATTTTAGCTGTAGGTGTAGGGATTACTTTGAAGTGGGGAGCATCAACAGGTGGTGTGGATATCATCGCAATGGTTTTATCGAGAATGAAGGACAAGCCGGTGGGTCCGTACATGTTTGTCTTAAATGGGATAATCATTGTAACCGCGGGCTTCCAGTTTGGGTGGGAGAAAGCACTTTATACCCTAGTTACTTTATATACCTCAACAAGAGTCATTGATGCCATTCATACAAGACATGCGAAGCTCACGGCGATGATTATAACGAAAAAAGCAGACGAACTGAAAAAGGCCATCCATGGGTCACTAGTTAGAGGAATCACCATGATTCCAGCAAAAGGAGCGTTTTCAAATGAAACAAGGGACCTGCTAATGATTGTCATTACGCGCTATGAGCTTTATGATTTAGAACGAATTATTAAGGAAATAGATCCAAATGCATTTACAAATATCATTCAGACCACAGGAGTATATGGTTTTTTTCGGAGAGAATAA
- a CDS encoding alpha-amylase family glycosyl hydrolase: MKKTILMLITFLLFSSLPAQAAVKKENRLWQDESFYSIMIDRFNNGDITNDVDVNAKDPLAYHGGDFQGIIDRLDYIHDMGFTAIRLTPIFDNTKNGYHGYSVTDYYKTDEHFGPIKKFQELVKEAHKRKMKVVIDFVTTNEATNHSVDEAYLIDAAKWWIKKTQIDGYSLPEVNQTQLSFWKDFSKQIKDTKKNFFLLGVLSKDTTADQKKYEQAGIDSLLDYSNLENVRKAFATTDESFSQLNAYTEKGQPAFLRASFMDNEYTTRFTTDIVEKRQFPGSRWKTALTYLYTTPGIPLIYYGTEIALIGGGIPDNRRQMNFRADKDLIDYITKIGELRNQLPSLTRGSMDMLYEKKGMIVYKRTYKGETSVVAINNTSKSQKVILSKDQVESGKELRGLLGGDIVRSRDNQYILILDRDNSEVYVLTDKSGANIPLIISMIIVYILVSIFLFFIIKRRKTKKAE; the protein is encoded by the coding sequence ATGAAAAAAACGATACTCATGCTCATTACTTTCTTATTATTTTCTTCGTTACCTGCACAGGCAGCCGTAAAAAAAGAAAACAGATTATGGCAGGATGAATCATTTTATTCCATTATGATTGATCGATTCAACAATGGAGATATAACCAATGATGTGGATGTAAATGCTAAAGACCCGTTAGCCTATCATGGCGGTGATTTTCAAGGAATAATTGATCGTCTAGATTACATACATGATATGGGGTTTACAGCCATACGTTTAACCCCTATCTTTGATAATACCAAAAATGGGTACCATGGTTACTCAGTAACCGACTATTATAAAACGGACGAGCACTTTGGTCCTATAAAGAAATTTCAGGAGCTTGTAAAAGAAGCGCATAAGCGGAAAATGAAGGTAGTCATTGATTTTGTTACAACCAACGAAGCTACAAATCATTCCGTGGACGAGGCTTACTTAATTGATGCGGCAAAATGGTGGATTAAGAAGACTCAAATAGATGGATATAGTTTACCAGAAGTGAATCAAACACAATTAAGTTTTTGGAAGGATTTTTCGAAACAAATCAAAGACACGAAAAAGAATTTTTTCTTGCTTGGCGTTCTTTCTAAAGATACTACAGCTGACCAAAAGAAATACGAGCAAGCTGGAATAGACAGTCTATTAGATTACTCTAATCTTGAAAATGTAAGAAAAGCGTTTGCCACTACTGATGAATCCTTCAGCCAACTCAACGCTTATACTGAAAAAGGACAACCAGCCTTTTTACGAGCATCATTTATGGACAATGAGTATACAACTCGGTTTACTACTGACATTGTTGAAAAGCGACAGTTCCCTGGTTCACGTTGGAAAACAGCATTGACTTATTTATACACTACACCCGGTATTCCCTTAATTTATTATGGGACAGAAATTGCTCTAATTGGTGGGGGAATTCCGGATAACCGCAGGCAGATGAATTTTCGAGCGGATAAGGACCTTATTGATTATATAACGAAAATAGGAGAGTTAAGAAATCAGCTCCCCTCATTAACTAGAGGTAGCATGGACATGCTTTATGAGAAAAAGGGGATGATCGTCTATAAACGAACGTATAAAGGCGAAACGTCTGTAGTTGCCATTAATAATACAAGTAAATCACAAAAAGTCATTTTATCGAAGGACCAAGTGGAAAGCGGTAAAGAACTTAGGGGGTTACTTGGAGGGGACATTGTCCGGAGCCGAGATAATCAATACATCCTTATTCTTGACCGGGATAACTCAGAGGTTTATGTATTAACTGATAAGAGTGGAGCCAATATTCCGCTGATTATTTCCATGATTATTGTATATATTCTTGTATCCATTTTCCTTTTCTTCATCATAAAAAGAAGAAAAACAAAAAAAGCAGAGTAA
- a CDS encoding DUF2777 domain-containing protein: MNRQQRLKLYDIQHRAFNEGTVEQINNQWIFFDEETDEATMLEDFIHQEIEIFRLNRWRKGILNEPGKIQCGKEVILFRDHDLIRIRKHLVYSLERLLDGVNDDAFFQFITTLNSLNFSIYDCIYCYNHLSFLSDEHRKDGVNFMVFDNQEQICNVQHHFCYYEKVNDRFEFTLNTGKRLIIEKIIS; encoded by the coding sequence ATGAATCGACAACAACGACTAAAGCTATATGATATCCAGCATCGGGCCTTTAACGAAGGAACAGTGGAACAAATTAATAATCAATGGATCTTTTTCGACGAGGAAACAGATGAAGCCACAATGTTAGAAGATTTTATTCATCAAGAAATAGAGATTTTTCGCCTCAACCGTTGGAGGAAAGGGATTTTAAACGAACCAGGGAAAATCCAGTGTGGGAAGGAAGTTATTTTATTTCGTGACCACGATTTAATAAGAATAAGAAAGCATTTAGTGTACTCACTTGAAAGGCTATTGGATGGAGTTAATGATGATGCCTTTTTTCAGTTTATCACTACATTAAACTCATTGAACTTTTCTATTTACGATTGTATTTATTGTTATAACCATTTATCTTTCTTGTCGGATGAACACCGGAAAGATGGTGTGAACTTTATGGTATTTGACAATCAAGAACAGATTTGTAATGTGCAGCATCATTTTTGCTACTATGAAAAGGTCAATGATCGGTTTGAATTTACCTTAAATACCGGAAAACGATTAATCATTGAAAAGATTATTTCATAA
- a CDS encoding S1-like domain-containing RNA-binding protein, with the protein MSINELIGQTTTLTVARKAAFGYFLTDGNEDVLLHINQANQELEEGDEVEVFLYVDSEGRVSASTTIPNIAVGRYGWVKVTDTNPRIGVFLNIGLPKDLLLGIDDLPVHKSVWPKVGDLVYITVKQSSNNLLYAKLASDQVIESISVKATRENFNKNVQGHIYRTAKVGSWIYTLEGFKGFIHESQRPKEPRLGEKVEGRIIDVKEDGTVNVSLLARKEESQDTDADRIYEYLLSRNGAMPYNDKSTPEDIQDRFNLSKGAFKRGLGKLMKDGKVYQEGSWTYVKKD; encoded by the coding sequence ATGTCAATAAATGAACTAATTGGCCAAACAACCACCTTAACTGTTGCAAGAAAAGCAGCATTTGGCTATTTTTTAACGGACGGAAATGAAGATGTGTTATTGCATATAAATCAGGCTAATCAGGAATTAGAAGAAGGCGATGAAGTAGAAGTTTTTTTATATGTGGATTCTGAAGGCCGTGTCTCTGCTTCAACCACCATACCAAATATTGCTGTAGGCCGCTATGGTTGGGTTAAGGTAACAGATACGAACCCGAGAATTGGTGTCTTTTTAAATATTGGACTTCCAAAGGACCTTTTGCTTGGTATAGATGATCTGCCAGTCCATAAGTCTGTCTGGCCAAAAGTTGGCGATTTAGTTTATATCACAGTAAAACAAAGCAGCAATAATCTCCTCTATGCAAAACTTGCCAGTGATCAGGTTATTGAATCTATTTCTGTAAAAGCAACCAGAGAGAATTTCAATAAAAATGTTCAAGGGCACATATACCGGACAGCTAAGGTTGGCAGTTGGATTTATACGTTAGAAGGTTTTAAAGGATTTATTCATGAATCACAAAGACCAAAAGAGCCTCGTTTAGGCGAAAAAGTGGAGGGGCGGATCATCGATGTGAAGGAAGATGGAACGGTGAATGTGTCCTTACTTGCGAGGAAAGAAGAATCTCAGGATACCGATGCAGACCGAATTTACGAATACCTTCTCAGCAGAAACGGAGCTATGCCTTATAATGATAAAAGTACGCCTGAGGATATACAAGACCGTTTCAACTTAAGCAAGGGTGCATTTAAACGGGGACTCGGAAAACTAATGAAAGACGGAAAGGTATATCAAGAAGGTAGCTGGACGTATGTAAAAAAAGATTAA
- a CDS encoding SDR family oxidoreductase gives MSNKPNQQKQTFPPQHQNHQPGIESEMDPRPKFVDSNYKSGGKLAGKTAIITGADSGIGKAVAIYFAKEGADVAIAYLNEHQDAEETKQLIEAEGRRCLLFSGDIGEEDHCKEIVNQTIEQFGKLDILVNNAAEQHPQQSLLNITAAQLEKTFRTNIFSCFYMTKMALPYLKNGASIINTASITAYEGNEQLLDYSATKGAIVSFTRSLAKSLAPQGIRVNGVAPGPIWTPLIPSTFPADQVATFGSNTLMERAGQPFELAPSYVFLASDDSSYVSGQMIHVNGGKVVNG, from the coding sequence ATGAGTAATAAACCAAATCAACAAAAACAGACCTTTCCCCCACAACATCAGAACCATCAACCAGGAATAGAAAGTGAAATGGATCCACGACCAAAGTTTGTCGATTCAAATTATAAATCAGGAGGAAAGTTAGCAGGTAAAACTGCGATTATTACTGGCGCAGACAGCGGCATTGGAAAAGCAGTAGCTATTTATTTTGCTAAAGAAGGTGCCGATGTTGCAATAGCTTACTTAAATGAACACCAGGACGCAGAAGAAACAAAGCAGCTGATTGAGGCAGAGGGGCGCCGTTGTCTCCTTTTCTCTGGCGATATTGGGGAAGAAGACCACTGTAAAGAGATTGTTAATCAAACAATAGAGCAATTTGGTAAACTCGATATTTTGGTGAACAATGCAGCCGAACAGCATCCACAGCAAAGCTTACTAAATATTACGGCGGCCCAACTCGAAAAAACGTTTCGAACTAATATTTTTTCCTGCTTTTATATGACAAAAATGGCCCTACCCTATCTTAAAAATGGAGCCTCCATCATCAATACAGCGTCAATCACTGCCTACGAGGGAAATGAACAATTATTGGATTATTCGGCGACTAAAGGGGCCATTGTATCCTTTACTCGTTCCTTGGCTAAATCACTAGCCCCCCAAGGAATACGTGTAAATGGAGTTGCCCCTGGACCGATATGGACACCGCTCATTCCATCTACCTTCCCTGCTGACCAAGTTGCCACTTTCGGCTCCAATACCTTGATGGAGAGAGCTGGACAGCCCTTTGAACTGGCACCGAGTTATGTATTCCTAGCCTCAGATGACTCTTCCTATGTAAGTGGCCAAATGATTCATGTAAATGGTGGAAAAGTTGTAAATGGCTAA